A genomic segment from Aegilops tauschii subsp. strangulata cultivar AL8/78 chromosome 1, Aet v6.0, whole genome shotgun sequence encodes:
- the LOC109744157 gene encoding arogenate dehydratase 1: MAYTSSLHLSKHLLLPKPHRARPSSSRSPSFVRAARVVDGAPHVNGQSKKAPNGKVQINGAGEKGAVNGHGKKGPGVVNGKTHVNGHDRIHLSVTTGGGGQDGTGLRVAYQGAPGAYSEFAAKTALPGCETVPCRAFADALAAVDRGLVDRAILPVESTMEGTALRNYDLLLRHDLVVAQEINLFVHYCLLAMPGVRATEVRRVISHPMALAHCGRALARLGVDREPVEDTAGAVEMLRSNMMLDTAAIASPRAADLYGLDVLAHGLQDESWNVTRFLLLSKPPSPVAVPVDADAKTSMVVAHRGGSMAVVLKVLSAFSSRNINMSKLEVINNEGGVGEPRPPVMILDTGARGAPTLRAFPHVLYVDCEGAADDPLVREAIKEIEKFAVFVRVLGCYAADTNVYDLQ; encoded by the coding sequence ATGGCCTACACCTCCTCCCTCCACCTCTCCAAGCACCTCCTCCTCCCCAAGCCCCACCGCGCCAGGCCTTCCTCCTCCAGGTCGCCGTCCTTCGTCCGGGCGGCCAGGGTCGTCGACGGCGCCCCGCACGTCAACGGGCAGTCCAAGAAGGCGCCCAACGGCAAGGTACAGATCAACGGCGCCGGCGAGAAAGGGGCCGTCAACGGCCACGGCAAGAAGGGGCCCGGCGTCGTCAACGGGAAGACGCACGTGAACGGCCATGACCGGATCCACCTGTCGGTGACCACGGGCGGCGGGGGCCAGGACGGGACGGGCCTCCGCGTGGCGTACCAGGGCGCGCCGGGCGCGTACAGCGAGTTCGCGGCCAAGACGGCGCTGCCCGGGTGCGAGACCGTGCCGTGCCGCGCCTTCGCGGACGCGCTGGCGGCCGTGGACCGCGGCCTGGTCGACCGGGCGATCCTCCCCGTGGAGTCCACCATGGAGGGCACCGCGCTGCGGAACTACGACCTCCTGCTGCGGCACGACCTGGTGGTGGCGCAGGAGATCAACCTCTTCGTGCACTACTGCCTCCTGGCCATGCCCGGGGTGCGCGCCACCGAGGTGCGCCGGGTCATCAGCCACCCCATGGCGCTCGCGCACTGCGGCCGCGCCCTCGCGCGCCTCGGCGTCGACCGAGAGCCGGTCGAGGACACTGCCGGCGCCGTCGAGATGCTGCGCTCCAACATGATGCTCGACACGGCCGCCATCGCCAGCCCGCGCGCCGCCGACCTCTACGGCCTCGACGTCCTCGCGCACGGCCTGCAGGACGAGTCCTGGAACGTCACCCGCTTCCTGCTGCTCTCCAAGCCGCCGTCGCCGGTGGCGGTCCCCGTGGACGCGGACGCCAAGACCAGCATGGTGGTCGCGCACCGGGGCGGGTCCATGGCGGTGGTGCTCAAGGTGCTCTCCGCCTTCTCCTCCCGCAACATCAACATGTCCAAGCTGGAGGTCATCAACAACGAAGGGGGCGTCGGCGAGCCGCGGCCCCCGGTGATGATCCTGGACACGGGCGCCCGCGGTGCGCCGACGCTGCGCGCGTTCCCGCACGTCCTCTACGTCGACTGCGAGGGTGCCGCCGACGACCCGCTCGTCCGGGAGGCCATCAAGGAGATCGAGAAATTCGCCGTGTTCGTCCGAGTTCTTGGCTGCTACGCCGCGGACACCAACGTCTACGATCTGCAATGA